A genomic region of Pelodiscus sinensis isolate JC-2024 chromosome 1, ASM4963464v1, whole genome shotgun sequence contains the following coding sequences:
- the EIF1AX gene encoding eukaryotic translation initiation factor 1A, X-chromosomal has product MPKNKGKGGKNRRRGKNENESEKRELVFKEDGQEYAQVIKMLGNGRLEALCFDGVKRLCHIRGKLRKKVWINTSDIILVGLRDYQDNKADVILKYNADEARSLKAYGELPEHAKINETDTFGPGDDDEIQFDDIGDDDEDIDDI; this is encoded by the exons ATGCCCAAGAATAAAG GTAAGGGAGGTAAAAATAGACGACGAGGTAAGAATGAGAATGAATCTGAGAAGAGAGAATTGGTGTTCAAGGAGGATGGACAAG AATATGCTCAGGTTATTAAGATGTTAGGCAATGGAAGATTGGAGGCACTGTGTTTTGATGGTGTGAAGAGGTTATGTCATATCAGAGGGAAGCTAAGAAAAAAA GTTTGGATAAACACATCTGATATTATATTGGTGGGCTTAAGAGACTACCAG GATAACAAGGCTGATGTCATTCTAAAATACAATGCAGATGAAGCCAGAAGTCTGAAGGCATATGGGGAACTTCCAGAACATG ctAAAATCAATGAAACCGACACGTTTGGTCCTGGTGATGATGATGAAATCCAGTTTGATGACATTGGAGATGATGATGAGGACATTGATGAT ATCTAA